The DNA sequence CCATCTTACCTCACTACTATTTTTATTTGCTCAAGGGAAAACGGTAGTTCGTGCCATCTCTACCTTTCAGTATTCTAAGACAGATTCAGCTAATCAACTAACCGACACACAAAACCAAATGAAAAAAAAGATAGTTAGCCCCAAACAGACTAACTATCCTAGCGTTTCTAGCCAAATAAACAGCAATATTTGGTACTAAAAGTATTATTGTTGTTGATTTATACGTTGTTCAACTTCCTGACAAATCTCATCAGCAGTTCGTCCATGTGCATCGATTACTGAAGCTTGCGTAGTTGTATCTTGCATACCCATAACATTTCTATCTTGTCCAGTAATTACACAGCAATCACAGCCAGCAGCATCCTGTTCTTGATTTAACTGAACAACATCATATCCTCGTTCTTGTAAAGCTTGTTGTACATCCGTTAATGATTGTTCTACACCAATTTTTGCCATTATATGTACCTCCTTTAATTGTTACACCATTTAAGGTCACCAAAATTTTGTCATTTATTCTAAAATAAAGTAAAAAAACGCGCAAAGGATGCATTACATCCTTTAGCGCGTCAAAATTATTCACTTTTTAAATAGTCAATCAACAATCGTATTGCACAACCTATCGCTTCTTCGTTCGGGTTAAGCTTAGAAGAATGAAGCCCGTGTTCACTCTCTACACCAAGCCAGAACATGAAACCTGGAATCTCTTCTAAGAAGTAACCGAAGTCCTCCCCAGTCATCGCTTTTTCACATGATTGAAATGTAACGTGCGGTGAATTTTTCGCAAAATGAATAAACGATTCCGTTAACTCCTCTGAATTATAGACTTGGCAATAGTTGGCTCCATAGTCAATCCACGTGTTACATTCAAAGCTCTCTTCAATGCCACGAGCAATATTTTCAATTCGTGACTTAATTCGTTCCATCGCCTCAATAGATAAAGTACGAATAGTTCCTTCTAAACGAGCATTTTCTGCAATAATATTTTGCTTCGTTCCACCAGTGATTTTTCCAATAGTAACAACTGCTGAATCTAATGGTGAAACATTTCTAGCAACGATTGCCTGAAGCTGGGTGACAAAGTGACTAGCTGCTACGACCATATCATTAGCTTGATGTGGATAAGCTGCATGACCACCTTTCCCCTTTAAGTCAATAAATAATTCACTCGTATTTGCAAACAATAATCCTGTTTTCGTGGCTATCGTACCGACAGGAAGTTCTGGCGCAATATGGAGCGCAATCATTTGATCAGGCTTCCACGCTAAAAACTCTTCGGATTCAAGCATTGGCTTTGCTCCACCAGGTCCTTCTTCCGCTGGCTGAAACACGAACAGCAGGTTATCCTGAGGCTGATTTTGTGAAAAATATGTGAGCACTCCTAGAGCAATACTCATATGAAAATCATGCCCACATGCGTGCATCATCCCTTCATGCTTCGAAGGAAAAGATAAACCTGATTCTTCACTTACTGGTAAGCCGTCAATATCTGTACGATACCCGATTGTCTTTTTAGGCTCTAGACCTTGAACCCTCACTAAAATCCCTGTTTTCCACGTTTTCACTTCAATATGTTTTCCAGATAGACTATTCATATAGTCCAGTAAATACGCTTGTGTTTTATTTTCTTGAAAGCCTATCTCAGGTATTTCATGGAGGTCACGCCTAATATGAACAAAAGGAGTAACGGAATACGATAACGCATCGTTAGTCATTTTTTAATCCTCATTTAATTTGCGAAGCTCTAGTTTAATTTCAGTTTTCCCTTTAGTTTTCTCATCAATTTCTTTAATTACCTTAGCTGGAGTTCCAGCAACAACTGTGTTTGGAGGAACATCTTCAGTAACGATCGCACCAGCAGCAACAACAGCTCCTTTACCGACTGTTACCCCTTCAAGTACGACAGCATTAGCACCAACTACTACACCATCTTCTACTACAACTGGCTTAGCCGAAGGTGGCTCAATAACACCTGCTAATACAGCGCCAGCTCCGATGTGACAGTTTTTCCCTACTGTTGCTCGTCCTCCTAAAGTAGCATTCATGTCAATCATTGTACCTTCACCGATAACAGAACCGATGTTAATTGCAGCTCCCATCATAATGACTGCAGAATCTCCAATTTCCACTTGGTCGCGAATAATGGCACCAGGCTCAATACGAGCATGAATATTTTTCATATCTAATAAAGGAATTGCAGAGTTACGACGATCGTTTTCTACTACAAAGTCTTCGATTTTAGCTTCGTTTTCTTTTATAGCTTGTTGAATTTCCTTCCACTCACCAAAAAGAACACCAGTGTCTCCTGTAATAAATGATTTCGTTTTTTGACCGAAATTAATCCCTTCTAGTTGGCCTTTTATATGTACTTTTACAGGCGTTGATTTTTCACTGTTTGAGATAAAGCTAATAATTTCATTTGCATCCATCATTTTCATTTGTTTACTCCTCCTAAGCATTGTTATAAATACATATTTTATCATAGACATTCATATAAAGAATTGCAATGAAAATGCGACAAAGATTGTCCATTTTCGTAAAATTAGTATCATTAGTTTTATTTATTAT is a window from the Evansella cellulosilytica DSM 2522 genome containing:
- the dapD gene encoding 2,3,4,5-tetrahydropyridine-2,6-dicarboxylate N-acetyltransferase, whose amino-acid sequence is MKMMDANEIISFISNSEKSTPVKVHIKGQLEGINFGQKTKSFITGDTGVLFGEWKEIQQAIKENEAKIEDFVVENDRRNSAIPLLDMKNIHARIEPGAIIRDQVEIGDSAVIMMGAAINIGSVIGEGTMIDMNATLGGRATVGKNCHIGAGAVLAGVIEPPSAKPVVVEDGVVVGANAVVLEGVTVGKGAVVAAGAIVTEDVPPNTVVAGTPAKVIKEIDEKTKGKTEIKLELRKLNED
- a CDS encoding N-acetyldiaminopimelate deacetylase — its product is MTNDALSYSVTPFVHIRRDLHEIPEIGFQENKTQAYLLDYMNSLSGKHIEVKTWKTGILVRVQGLEPKKTIGYRTDIDGLPVSEESGLSFPSKHEGMMHACGHDFHMSIALGVLTYFSQNQPQDNLLFVFQPAEEGPGGAKPMLESEEFLAWKPDQMIALHIAPELPVGTIATKTGLLFANTSELFIDLKGKGGHAAYPHQANDMVVAASHFVTQLQAIVARNVSPLDSAVVTIGKITGGTKQNIIAENARLEGTIRTLSIEAMERIKSRIENIARGIEESFECNTWIDYGANYCQVYNSEELTESFIHFAKNSPHVTFQSCEKAMTGEDFGYFLEEIPGFMFWLGVESEHGLHSSKLNPNEEAIGCAIRLLIDYLKSE
- a CDS encoding YkuS family protein, whose translation is MAKIGVEQSLTDVQQALQERGYDVVQLNQEQDAAGCDCCVITGQDRNVMGMQDTTTQASVIDAHGRTADEICQEVEQRINQQQ